TGCGCCATTGCTCCAACTATAAGTATAAGGACTCGTGCCTCCCGATGTAGGGGCATTGACAGAGCCGTTGCTTTCGCCATTACATTTTGCAGGAGTAGCAAGTAAGCCGGCTCCGCCGCCGAATAATATCGGAGCTGGTTGGGTTATAATAAATGAACGATTTGACGTACATCCGATCGCATCGGCAATGGTTACTATGTATGTTCCGAGGGACAGTCCTGTTAAAGTGGTGGAGGTTGTTTGTCCTCCGGGATTCCAGGTATATGTGTACGGAGCTGTTCCTCCGGATGGAGTTATCGTTATTGAACCATTGCTTCCTCCATTACAACTTATATTGGTTTGAGAAGCAGAAGATGTTATCGCGCCCGGATCGCTTTTAACAGTATCGGTATACATTTTTACACAGCCATTCATATCCCTTAGTGTTACAGTATATATTCCGGCGCCGGCACTAATAGCGCTTGTAGTTTTTCCGCCGGGACTCCAGCTATAAGTATAAGGTGCAGATCCGCCGGAGGCAGTAATTGAAGCAGTTCCAAGCGTATTGCATTTGGCGTTAGTTGAAGCAACTGTTGCCGTTAAAGCAGGCGGCTGGTTAATCGTACTGGCCGAAGTTGAAACACAGGCATTGGCATCAGTAACAGATACTGTAAATGTTCCGGCGCAAAGGTTTGTGACGCTGGCTGTAGTTTGTCCACCACTCCATGCATAAGTATAAGGAGAAGTTCCTGCTGCCATTGCAGTTGCTGTACCATCACATGCTCCGTTGCAGGTAATATTTTTTATTCCGTTCAAGGTTATGTTGCATGTCGCAATAACCGTAGCAGTCGCAGTTTGTGTACAACCGTTCTTATCTGTGACAGTTACATTATATGTACCAAAACCAATACCGGTAATTGTTTTTGCGCTTCCTGCATTACTCCATAGATAGGTATAGGCAGGAGTTCCGCCGGTTGGATTTGCAGTCGCCGAGTTGGTTGTAGTTGTTGTGGTAACGGCCAGGATAGGAGGTTCTGTAACAGTTGCGGAAGCTGTTTTAGTGCAGCCATTTGCATCAGTAACTGTTAGTGCGTATGTGCCTGCTCCAATTCCTGAGTTAAGTTGTGTGGTTGCGCCATTGCTCCAGCTATATGTATAAGGACTCGTGCCACCGGAAGTGGGAGCGTTAATTGAACCGTTGCTTTCTCCATTACACTTTGCAGGAATCGCAAGTAGGCCGGCACCCCCACCGAATACTATAGGAGCAGGCTGGTTTATTATAAATGAACGATTGGATGTGCATCCGATCGCATCAACTATCGTAACTATGTAAGTACCCGGGTTGAGTCCGGTTAAAGTGGTGGAAGTGGTTTGTCCTCCCGGGTTCCAGGTATATGTATACGGTGCTGTTCCGCCTGAGGGAGTTATCGATATGGAACCATTACTTCCTCCATTACAATTGATATTCGTTTGAGAAGAAGAAGTTGTTATTGCGCCAGGATCACTTTTGACTGTATCTGTATATACTTTAATGCAACCATAGTTATCCCTCAATGTTACAGTATATATTCCCGCGCCTGCGCTTATTGTACTTGTTGTTTTTCCGCCGGGGCTCCAATTATAGGTGTAAGGTGCAGATCCGCCGGTTGCCACAATAGAAGCGGTTCCGAGTGTATTGCATTTTGCGTTTGTAGAAGAGACTGTTGCAGTTAGCACAGGAGCCTGAAGAATTGTTGATGATGATGTTGAAACACAAGCGTTGGCATCTGTAACAGATACCGTAAATGTTCCGGCGCAAAGATTTGTGACATTGGCAGTGGTTTGTCCGCTGCTCCAAGAAAAGGTGTATGGAGCTGTTCCTGCAGCCAAGGCTGTGGCAGTACCATTGCACGCTCCATTACAGGTTACGTTTTTTATTCCGTTCAATACTACATTGCAGGTTGCCACAACAGTCGCTGTTGCTGTTTGAGAGCAACCGTTTGCATCAGTTACTGTTACTGTATATGTTCCAAAGCCAAGGCCTGTAATTGTTTTCGTTGTTCCGGAATTACTCCAGACATAAGAAAAAAGAGGTGTTCCACCGGTTGGATTGGCAGTCGCTGTTGTAGTTGTTACTGCTGTGCTAACTGCCAGAACAGCTGGTTCTGTTACAGTTGCTGTGCCGGTTCTGCTACAACCGTTTGCATCATTTACGGTTACCGTATAGGTCCCTGCGCCTATTCCTGAATTCAGTTGTGTAGTTGCCCCATTACTCCAAATATAGGTATAAGGGCTTGTGCCGCCGGCAGTAGTAGCATTAATTGATCCTGTATTGGTGCCATTGCACTTAGCCGGTACTCCTATTAAACCAAACCCACCTCCCAAAGTTATAGCTGTAGGTTGGGTTATTAAAAAGGAACGACTTGAAGTACATCCCACCGCATCTGTAATTGAAACGTTATACGTTCCGGCAGATAAACCGGTTCTGGATGAAGTCGTTTGTCCACCGGGGCTCCATGAGTAGGTATAAGGACTTGTCCCTCCGTAAGGAGAAACCGCTATTGAGCCATTACTGAGACCATTGCAAGTTATATTCGTCTGGG
The DNA window shown above is from Bacteroidota bacterium and carries:
- a CDS encoding T9SS type A sorting domain-containing protein, whose translation is MKKITQFLCISIILLSTIYKTSAQCNVFLTGIKNVTCNGLCDGTANAFTFGGTAPYTYSWSGGQTTANVTSFCAGVYTLTVKDANTCNITTVATILQAPVLKGTTSTTNAKCNSLGTASITPTGGSTPYNYTWSPGGKTTSTISAGAGIYTVTLRDSYGCIKMYIDTIGSDPGAITATATQTNITCNGLSNGSIAVSPYGGTSPYTYSWSPGGQTTSSRTGLSAGTYNVSITDAVGCTSSRSFLITQPTAITLGGGFGLIGVPAKCNGTNTGSINATTAGGTSPYTYIWSNGATTQLNSGIGAGTYTVTVNDANGCSRTGTATVTEPAVLAVSTAVTTTTATANPTGGTPLFSYVWSNSGTTKTITGLGFGTYTVTVTDANGCSQTATATVVATCNVVLNGIKNVTCNGACNGTATALAAGTAPYTFSWSSGQTTANVTNLCAGTFTVSVTDANACVSTSSSTILQAPVLTATVSSTNAKCNTLGTASIVATGGSAPYTYNWSPGGKTTSTISAGAGIYTVTLRDNYGCIKVYTDTVKSDPGAITTSSSQTNINCNGGSNGSISITPSGGTAPYTYTWNPGGQTTSTTLTGLNPGTYIVTIVDAIGCTSNRSFIINQPAPIVFGGGAGLLAIPAKCNGESNGSINAPTSGGTSPYTYSWSNGATTQLNSGIGAGTYALTVTDANGCTKTASATVTEPPILAVTTTTTTNSATANPTGGTPAYTYLWSNAGSAKTITGIGFGTYNVTVTDKNGCTQTATATVIATCNITLNGIKNITCNGACDGTATAMAAGTSPYTYAWSGGQTTASVTNLCAGTFTVSVTDANACVSTSASTINQPPALTATVASTNAKCNTLGTASITASGGSAPYTYSWSPGGKTTSAISAGAGIYTVTLRDMNGCVKMYTDTVKSDPGAITSSASQTNISCNGGSNGSITITPSGGTAPYTYTWNPGGQTTSTTLTGLSLGTYIVTIADAIGCTSNRSFIITQPAPILFGGGAGLLATPAKCNGESNGSVNAPTSGGTSPYTYSWSNGATTQLNSGIGAGTYALTVTDANGCTKTASTTVSEPPVLVVTTTTATNSATANPTGGTTAYTYNWNNGASTKTITGLITGTYTVTVTDKNGCSASSTATILTTYINGANTESGLKIYPNPVSTHLTIELSFENSSAIKITLLNILGEMISDENLTTNKIFKKSIDVSGLTDGIYFINVKSENQSYTQKFIINK